From Arcticibacter tournemirensis, one genomic window encodes:
- a CDS encoding phage holin family protein: MRIIIEILLTGIAVSVAAFLVPGVYVDGFLNAIIAGLLIALVNATIGTLLRLFTLPINILSLGLMSFIISVLMVLLVDSFMKGFNTSGFLSALIFAAVLSLIKMVFGALK, from the coding sequence ATGCGAATTATTATAGAAATACTTTTAACGGGCATAGCCGTGTCGGTTGCTGCTTTTCTTGTACCAGGTGTTTATGTTGACGGTTTTCTGAATGCTATTATTGCAGGCCTTCTTATCGCTTTGGTCAATGCGACTATCGGAACCCTGTTACGGCTTTTCACCCTGCCAATAAATATCCTTTCTTTAGGCCTAATGTCTTTCATTATTTCTGTGTTGATGGTGCTTCTGGTCGACAGCTTTATGAAAGGGTTTAATACATCGGGATTTCTTTCAGCCCTGATATTTGCTGCTGTCCTGTCTTTAATAAAAATGGTGTTTGGCGCGTTGAAGTAA
- a CDS encoding M1 family aminopeptidase: protein MAPGANRHSTYLTMVAAGKFDIVKDSWKGKEVSYYMEPAFAKNARLIFGKTPGMIEFFSNKTGVPYPWEKYSQIVVRDFQGGAMENTTATVLFERMNMTKEQYLDESYEDIISHELFHHWFGDLVTAESWANLPLNESFATYGEYLWNEHKYGRDHADQYGWKDLQTYLTSTQGKDADVIRFNYADRDQMFDAVSYQKGGRILHMLRKTVGDEAFFKSLHLYLTRNAYKTAEIDDLRMAFEEVTGEDLNWFFNQWFLASGHPVLKIDTRYDAAAKKVIVSVVQQQDLSKVPLYRLPMAIDIYVSGNTERKEVVADKQSQNFSFDVPAEPELVNVDAEKYLLATKKEAKTLSQNIFQYTHAPLFMDRLEALQALEKMPAEKAARETMIKALDDKNWELRLRAVNFIPKLNDEEKAGLYDKVKSMAVNDGRSYVRAGAVAILKKVFQSRDNRAVLEKVQSDKAPSVQNALAEK, encoded by the coding sequence ATGGCGCCAGGAGCAAACCGCCATTCTACATACCTGACCATGGTTGCCGCAGGCAAATTCGACATTGTGAAGGACAGCTGGAAGGGTAAAGAAGTAAGCTATTACATGGAGCCAGCTTTCGCCAAAAACGCGAGGCTCATCTTTGGTAAAACTCCCGGGATGATAGAGTTCTTCTCAAATAAAACGGGCGTACCTTACCCATGGGAAAAATATTCCCAAATCGTTGTGCGCGACTTTCAGGGCGGCGCGATGGAAAATACTACAGCAACCGTTCTGTTTGAAAGGATGAATATGACGAAAGAACAGTATCTGGACGAGAGTTATGAAGATATCATCTCACACGAGCTGTTTCACCACTGGTTCGGCGACCTGGTAACTGCCGAATCATGGGCGAACCTTCCGCTTAATGAATCGTTTGCCACATACGGTGAGTATCTCTGGAATGAACATAAGTATGGGAGGGACCATGCCGACCAGTATGGCTGGAAGGATTTGCAAACTTACCTTACTTCTACACAGGGGAAAGATGCCGATGTGATCCGTTTTAATTACGCCGATCGCGATCAGATGTTTGATGCAGTGAGCTATCAGAAGGGTGGGCGCATTCTTCACATGTTACGTAAAACAGTGGGCGATGAAGCCTTTTTTAAATCCCTTCACCTCTATTTGACAAGGAACGCCTATAAGACTGCCGAAATAGATGATTTGAGGATGGCCTTTGAGGAAGTGACAGGCGAGGATCTTAACTGGTTTTTCAACCAATGGTTCCTGGCGTCCGGGCATCCAGTGTTGAAGATCGATACCCGGTACGATGCAGCAGCAAAGAAGGTAATCGTAAGCGTAGTTCAGCAGCAGGACCTTAGTAAAGTTCCATTATATCGCTTGCCTATGGCCATAGATATTTATGTATCCGGTAATACTGAGCGTAAGGAAGTTGTGGCAGACAAACAATCTCAGAATTTTAGCTTTGACGTACCAGCCGAACCAGAGCTGGTGAATGTAGATGCCGAAAAATATCTGCTTGCCACTAAGAAGGAAGCAAAGACTTTATCGCAGAATATTTTCCAGTATACCCATGCTCCCCTTTTTATGGACAGGTTGGAAGCTTTGCAGGCGCTTGAAAAAATGCCTGCCGAAAAAGCAGCCAGAGAAACTATGATAAAAGCACTGGACGATAAAAACTGGGAACTGCGGTTACGGGCTGTTAACTTTATCCCGAAATTAAACGACGAAGAAAAGGCCGGACTTTACGATAAAGTAAAAAGTATGGCAGTGAATGACGGGCGTTCATATGTTCGGGCGGGAGCTGTAGCTATATTAAAGAAAGTTTTTCAGAGCAGAGACAACAGGGCAGTGTTAGAAAAAGTACAAAGCGATAAAGCTCCAAGCGTGCAGAATGCATTGGCGGAAAAATAA
- a CDS encoding peroxiredoxin family protein — protein sequence MPHQIKRKANHLKIYSFLIALLWSATLFFSCGKSSEGLENGTWRATLKTESGTEIPFNFIVSDTSGRKVIYITNAGERFRVDDISVSNDSVTIKLPLFDSEIKAEFSSSGLNGKWIRHLPGKEVAMEFAAEHGVTSRFLVSGDGSGQNVTGRWSSTFVSSDGKDTTIAVGEFTQDSTKVTGTFLTTTGDYRYLEGALSGDKLFLSTFDGSHAFLFTGRVKGNTIIDGKFYAGLSSVDNWTAKKDPNAMLPDAYSLTRLKPGYSTIDFNFPDLNGNNVSLSSSRFKNKVVIVQFLGSWCPNCMDESGYLAPFYKKNKSKGVEVVGLAYERTTDTERSKKSLQQLRDRLDITYPILLTGYTNKEALKSMPALNEFKAFPTTIVIDKRGKVRSIHTGFSGPGTGKHYTDFVMEFEKQINDLLRES from the coding sequence ATGCCTCATCAAATAAAACGTAAAGCAAATCATTTAAAAATCTACTCTTTTCTAATTGCTCTTTTGTGGTCGGCAACGCTTTTTTTCAGTTGCGGTAAATCATCAGAAGGTTTGGAAAATGGCACCTGGAGAGCTACCCTGAAGACTGAATCGGGAACCGAGATTCCTTTTAATTTTATTGTGAGCGATACCAGCGGCCGAAAGGTAATTTATATAACAAATGCCGGCGAGCGGTTCAGGGTAGACGATATCAGTGTAAGCAATGATTCTGTTACGATTAAGCTACCCTTGTTCGACTCAGAAATAAAAGCTGAGTTTAGCTCTTCGGGCCTGAACGGGAAGTGGATCAGGCATCTGCCTGGTAAAGAGGTAGCAATGGAGTTTGCTGCAGAACATGGTGTTACAAGCAGGTTCCTTGTTTCAGGTGACGGATCAGGGCAGAATGTTACCGGAAGATGGTCGTCCACATTTGTAAGTTCCGACGGAAAGGATACCACTATTGCTGTCGGTGAGTTTACTCAGGATTCTACAAAAGTTACAGGCACTTTTTTAACCACTACAGGCGACTACCGCTATCTGGAAGGGGCACTTTCGGGCGATAAGCTTTTCCTGTCTACGTTTGACGGATCACATGCATTCCTGTTCACCGGAAGGGTTAAAGGTAATACGATTATAGACGGGAAGTTCTATGCGGGTCTTTCATCAGTAGATAACTGGACTGCAAAAAAAGACCCTAACGCGATGCTTCCCGATGCTTACTCGCTGACGAGGCTTAAGCCGGGCTATTCAACAATAGATTTTAATTTCCCCGACCTGAATGGCAATAACGTTTCTCTCTCCAGTTCCCGGTTTAAAAACAAGGTAGTTATAGTTCAGTTCCTGGGTTCATGGTGCCCTAATTGCATGGATGAATCCGGATACCTCGCCCCCTTTTATAAAAAGAATAAAAGCAAAGGAGTGGAAGTAGTTGGACTGGCTTATGAAAGAACTACAGATACCGAACGCTCAAAAAAGAGTCTTCAGCAGCTGAGAGACCGGCTTGATATAACCTATCCGATTCTTCTCACCGGGTATACCAACAAAGAAGCTTTGAAAAGTATGCCGGCCCTGAATGAGTTTAAAGCCTTCCCCACCACGATTGTTATCGACAAGAGGGGGAAAGTCAGAAGTATTCACACCGGCTTCAGTGGCCCGGGTACCGGTAAACACTACACTGATTTTGTTATGGAATTCGAAAAACAGATAAACGATTTGCTTCGGGAGTCCTGA
- the rfaE2 gene encoding D-glycero-beta-D-manno-heptose 1-phosphate adenylyltransferase codes for MDKLDVVNSKVRSLDQLLPMVNIWKFQGNKIVFTNGCFDLLHLGHIDYLAKAASMGNKLIIGVNTDQSVSELKGAARPITDQHSRTLILASLFFVDAVVLFGEATPLNLITAIKPDILVKGADYTIDTIVGADVVMQNGGEVKTITYIDGYSTTAIERKIREAK; via the coding sequence ATGGATAAATTAGATGTTGTGAATAGCAAGGTAAGAAGTCTTGATCAGCTTCTGCCCATGGTGAACATCTGGAAGTTTCAGGGTAACAAGATTGTTTTTACAAATGGTTGTTTCGATCTGCTGCATCTGGGCCATATAGATTATCTTGCGAAAGCAGCCAGCATGGGAAATAAACTCATTATTGGCGTAAATACGGATCAGTCCGTATCCGAGTTGAAAGGGGCGGCACGGCCTATTACCGATCAGCATTCCAGAACTTTAATCCTTGCCTCACTTTTCTTTGTAGATGCAGTAGTATTGTTCGGAGAAGCTACTCCTCTGAATCTGATAACGGCCATTAAGCCAGACATCCTGGTAAAGGGTGCTGACTATACCATCGACACGATTGTAGGCGCTGATGTGGTAATGCAAAACGGCGGAGAAGTAAAAACTATTACATATATAGACGGTTATTCTACTACAGCGATCGAACGAAAAATACGCGAAGCAAAGTAA
- the panD gene encoding aspartate 1-decarboxylase, with product MIIQVLKSKIHRVKVTQAELNYVGSITIDEDLIDAANIIPNEKVQVVNNNNGARFETYVIKGERGSGIVCLNGSCARLAQVGDIVIIMSYGSLPMDEARKYQPILVFPDDNNHLIR from the coding sequence ATGATTATTCAGGTTTTGAAGTCGAAGATACATCGGGTGAAGGTAACGCAGGCTGAATTGAATTATGTGGGAAGTATCACTATAGACGAAGACTTAATAGACGCCGCGAACATCATTCCCAATGAAAAAGTTCAGGTTGTAAACAACAATAACGGAGCCCGTTTTGAAACATACGTGATTAAAGGCGAAAGAGGCTCAGGCATAGTTTGCCTTAATGGTTCATGTGCGAGGCTGGCGCAGGTTGGCGATATCGTGATCATTATGTCTTATGGTTCCCTTCCAATGGACGAAGCAAGGAAGTATCAGCCAATTCTCGTTTTTCCAGATGATAACAATCATCTGATCAGGTAG
- the panC gene encoding pantoate--beta-alanine ligase — translation MKIFTSKSALSKFLNELREQKKSIGFVPTMGALHEGHLSLIDIARRQSDVIVCSIFVNPTQFNDPADLEKYPRPVDADIEKLRGADVDILFLPSVEEMYEPGESWHLDLGYLENVLEGKIRPGHYQGVTQVVKKFFDIVKPDVAFFGQKDFQQVLILRSMVKMLNIPVKLVMCPIKREEDGLALSSRNIHLSSSERHNALALSASLNSAKDHFSVKSLDELKSDAIAFLSASEGVELDYFEIYDAETLQPATSKDVGSIVALVAAKVGETRLIDNILLK, via the coding sequence TTGAAAATATTTACATCAAAGTCAGCATTGTCAAAATTCCTTAATGAGTTGAGGGAGCAGAAAAAAAGTATAGGTTTCGTTCCAACTATGGGAGCCTTACACGAGGGGCATTTATCATTAATAGATATTGCACGACGACAGTCTGATGTAATTGTTTGCAGCATTTTTGTAAACCCTACCCAGTTTAATGATCCTGCCGATCTTGAGAAGTACCCTAGACCTGTAGACGCAGATATTGAAAAGCTAAGAGGTGCCGATGTAGATATTTTATTTCTGCCTTCAGTCGAAGAGATGTACGAACCCGGAGAAAGCTGGCATCTCGATCTGGGATATCTGGAAAATGTACTTGAGGGAAAAATCAGGCCCGGCCACTATCAGGGAGTAACGCAGGTTGTGAAGAAGTTTTTTGACATTGTAAAACCAGATGTCGCGTTTTTTGGTCAGAAAGATTTTCAGCAGGTTCTGATTCTCCGGAGCATGGTTAAAATGCTGAACATCCCGGTTAAACTAGTGATGTGTCCGATAAAACGGGAAGAGGATGGCCTGGCACTCAGTTCGCGCAATATCCACCTTTCCTCCAGCGAAAGGCATAATGCCCTCGCTCTGTCGGCATCGCTGAATAGTGCAAAGGATCACTTTAGTGTGAAGAGCCTTGATGAACTTAAATCAGATGCTATCGCGTTTTTATCAGCAAGCGAAGGAGTGGAACTCGACTACTTTGAAATTTACGACGCAGAAACCCTGCAACCCGCAACATCGAAAGATGTGGGCAGTATCGTTGCTCTTGTAGCCGCAAAAGTAGGTGAAACCCGTCTTATTGACAACATCTTGCTGAAGTAG